A genomic region of Oceaniferula marina contains the following coding sequences:
- a CDS encoding sulfatase, giving the protein MIPVKFYQLSAVVAVALALVTLTSQAKQKPNVLFIAVDDWNDWVGCLGDQQAKTPNVDRLAARGMLFANASCAASVCNPSRAAVMSGLRPFTTGVYENATPLQTQISADHLTIAKYFRKHGYMAHGSGKLYHDQIGGHLHDDFDHYHFWNEHYRKWGWELGYSRFPDPEPVKRPFAKITKKTKRNFDFGPIQGKEADMPDFKSTTYGVDFLKKKHEKPFFLAIGEFKPHLPWFAPKKYFDMYPLDKIQLPPTKEGDLDDLPKIALKRTNDKASKHHLVKELGEWKKAIQGYRACISFSDAQIGRLLDALDASPYKDNTIIVLWSDHGYHLGEKDHWHKRTLWERSVRVPYIIVAPGVTKPGSVTHAPVDLMSVYPTLLELAGLPAYEKIKEEGVSVAPILKDPTVEWPHYALCTHERKNHTVRSEHYRYIRYQDGSEELYDHRSDPNEWTNLAINPSDEVKALIDDHAKFLPKSEAPVGPSYYGGTALMRLTGDTYDWKLKSEVRGDGEYKNANKLKSKAWKTAAESQ; this is encoded by the coding sequence ATGATTCCTGTAAAGTTCTATCAATTATCTGCCGTTGTTGCGGTGGCATTGGCTCTTGTCACCCTGACCTCTCAGGCGAAACAGAAACCGAATGTTCTTTTTATCGCTGTAGATGATTGGAATGACTGGGTTGGTTGTCTTGGCGATCAGCAAGCCAAAACGCCTAACGTCGACCGACTCGCCGCACGGGGTATGTTGTTTGCGAACGCCAGTTGTGCTGCCTCTGTCTGTAACCCGTCACGTGCCGCCGTGATGAGTGGTTTGCGTCCGTTTACCACGGGCGTTTATGAAAATGCAACACCTCTGCAGACTCAAATTTCAGCGGATCACCTGACCATCGCCAAATACTTCCGTAAGCATGGCTACATGGCGCACGGATCAGGCAAGCTCTATCACGATCAGATTGGCGGACATCTGCATGATGATTTTGATCATTACCACTTTTGGAATGAGCATTACCGTAAGTGGGGATGGGAGTTAGGCTACTCACGTTTTCCTGATCCTGAACCTGTGAAACGTCCATTTGCCAAGATTACAAAAAAAACAAAACGTAATTTTGATTTCGGACCGATTCAAGGAAAGGAGGCTGACATGCCTGATTTTAAATCCACCACCTATGGTGTCGATTTTCTAAAGAAGAAGCATGAGAAGCCATTTTTCCTAGCGATCGGGGAATTTAAGCCTCACCTGCCATGGTTTGCGCCGAAGAAATACTTCGACATGTATCCACTGGATAAGATTCAGCTGCCACCGACAAAAGAGGGAGATTTGGACGATTTACCCAAAATTGCGCTTAAACGCACCAACGATAAGGCATCCAAACACCATCTTGTCAAAGAGCTGGGTGAATGGAAAAAAGCGATTCAAGGTTACCGTGCTTGTATCTCATTTTCAGATGCTCAAATTGGCAGATTGCTCGATGCTCTGGATGCGTCACCCTATAAAGATAACACCATTATTGTTCTCTGGTCGGACCACGGTTACCACCTTGGTGAAAAAGATCATTGGCATAAACGGACCCTCTGGGAGCGCTCAGTGCGTGTTCCTTACATCATCGTTGCTCCGGGCGTTACCAAGCCCGGCAGTGTGACCCACGCTCCAGTGGATCTGATGTCGGTCTATCCAACTCTCCTTGAATTGGCAGGTCTGCCAGCTTATGAAAAAATCAAGGAAGAAGGTGTCTCGGTAGCTCCCATTCTCAAAGATCCTACAGTAGAATGGCCGCATTATGCACTGTGTACTCACGAGCGTAAAAATCATACAGTCCGATCAGAGCATTATCGATACATTCGCTACCAAGATGGCAGTGAAGAGCTATATGATCACCGCTCAGATCCTAACGAGTGGACGAACCTTGCAATCAATCCCTCTGATGAGGTTAAAGCGCTTATTGATGATCATGCCAAGTTTCTTCCCAAGTCCGAAGCACCTGTCGGACCAAGCTACTATGGTGGAACAGCCTTAATGCGTCTCACGGGAGATACCTATGACTGGAAACTCAAGTCAGAGGTTCGTGGGGATGGTGAATACAAAAATGCAAACAAACTGAAGTCCAAGGCGTGGAAAACCGCGGCTGAAAGCCAGTAA
- a CDS encoding sulfatase family protein, producing MRTYLMIAVASAAMHISYAAKPNVLFIVSEDNSEHIGCYGESRVHTPALDSLAASGVRYTRAYVPYSVCSPSRAAFLTGLYTRQTGHIGLATHRFSFYKDFKTMPSYFKDAGYYTGFLGKIHVNPEHTVTKYVDHQAITTNNFGKTISIEKYAAEAKKVMVSAAKAKKPFMLIINYPDAHRKFVGKSKNGYPTKLVKKPVKPFPWIGSDSPHLREEIMNYFNCMNRLDEGIGMVLKDMDELKVRDNTLIIYIADHGADFPRAKGSSYECGVRIPMIVNYPKSFSKGKVENQMVSTIDILPTMLDVCGLKVPTDLPGNSLYDVDQGKIKGHRYIHTFTTGSAPSLQYLQFSIRGDRYKLIYNPYRHENLLAASRYKNSRLPKDQHVKTFLFPDEYELFDLENDPYEWKNLARSPEYQTKKKELMAAMKEFQKEIKDPFVDKKNLDQFEAEQIKHQKINYRKKGFRWPHLEMFEEANR from the coding sequence ATGAGAACCTATTTAATGATCGCTGTAGCTTCAGCTGCAATGCATATAAGTTACGCAGCTAAGCCAAACGTGCTGTTTATTGTATCCGAAGACAATAGTGAACACATTGGGTGCTACGGGGAATCCCGCGTGCATACGCCCGCATTGGATAGTCTGGCGGCATCAGGTGTCCGGTATACGAGAGCTTATGTTCCTTACTCGGTGTGTAGCCCGTCGCGTGCAGCATTTTTGACCGGCCTCTACACCCGGCAAACGGGTCATATCGGATTAGCCACCCATCGATTCTCTTTTTACAAGGATTTCAAGACGATGCCGTCGTATTTCAAAGATGCTGGATATTATACCGGTTTCCTCGGCAAGATTCATGTCAATCCGGAACATACGGTAACGAAATATGTCGATCACCAGGCGATTACGACAAACAATTTTGGAAAAACAATCAGCATAGAAAAATATGCGGCCGAGGCAAAAAAGGTGATGGTGAGTGCTGCGAAAGCAAAGAAACCATTCATGCTGATTATCAATTATCCAGATGCGCATCGAAAGTTTGTGGGTAAATCGAAGAATGGTTACCCTACGAAACTCGTAAAGAAGCCGGTGAAGCCATTTCCCTGGATTGGGTCGGACAGTCCGCATTTACGAGAAGAAATCATGAACTACTTCAACTGCATGAACCGGCTGGATGAGGGGATTGGTATGGTTTTGAAAGACATGGATGAACTAAAGGTTCGGGACAACACTCTGATCATTTACATTGCCGATCATGGTGCAGATTTCCCTCGAGCCAAAGGCAGCTCATATGAGTGTGGAGTTCGTATTCCGATGATCGTCAACTACCCGAAGTCGTTTTCCAAAGGTAAGGTAGAAAACCAAATGGTTTCGACCATCGATATTCTGCCCACGATGCTCGACGTCTGTGGTTTGAAGGTTCCCACAGACCTCCCAGGGAATAGCCTCTACGATGTCGACCAAGGAAAGATCAAGGGGCACCGTTATATTCACACGTTTACAACGGGCTCTGCACCTAGTTTGCAGTATCTTCAATTTTCGATCAGGGGTGATCGTTACAAGCTGATTTATAACCCATATCGCCATGAAAATCTCTTGGCGGCATCTCGATACAAAAACAGTCGCTTGCCAAAGGATCAGCACGTTAAAACCTTTCTTTTCCCTGATGAATACGAACTCTTTGACCTCGAAAACGACCCGTATGAGTGGAAAAATCTAGCTCGTTCACCTGAATACCAGACAAAGAAAAAGGAACTTATGGCTGCAATGAAAGAGTTCCAGAAGGAAATCAAAGACCCGTTTGTTGATAAAAAGAATCTTGATCAGTTTGAAGCCGAGCAAATCAAACATCAGAAAATCAATTATCGTAAGAAAGGTTTTCGCTGGCCACACTTGGAGATGTTCGAAGAAGCGAACCGTTAA
- a CDS encoding YtoQ family protein, with protein sequence MTWKVYLSGEIHTPWREELENAVKALGLPVTFYAPVTDHAASDDCGAKILGAEMNPFWHDRKGAGLNSIRTQTLLAQADIVVVKFGDKYRQWNAAFEAGIASCLGKPLIVIHPDEFQHALKEVDSAAHAVTDDCSKVPRLLRYIIEGTLE encoded by the coding sequence ATGACTTGGAAAGTTTACCTATCAGGAGAGATTCATACACCTTGGCGTGAAGAATTAGAGAACGCAGTTAAGGCACTAGGACTGCCCGTTACCTTTTATGCTCCGGTCACAGATCACGCTGCCAGTGATGACTGTGGTGCCAAAATACTAGGGGCGGAAATGAATCCGTTCTGGCATGACCGTAAAGGTGCAGGACTGAACTCCATCAGAACTCAAACACTGCTTGCACAAGCCGACATCGTGGTGGTTAAATTCGGAGATAAATATCGTCAGTGGAATGCTGCCTTTGAAGCGGGGATCGCTTCCTGTCTTGGTAAACCTCTGATTGTCATTCACCCAGATGAATTTCAGCACGCACTGAAAGAAGTCGATTCTGCGGCTCATGCTGTTACCGATGATTGTTCCAAGGTGCCTCGGCTATTACGCTATATCATCGAAGGCACCCTTGAATAG